From a region of the Fusarium verticillioides 7600 chromosome 9, whole genome shotgun sequence genome:
- a CDS encoding cyclopropane-fatty-acyl-phospholipid synthase yields the protein MSKLSPRINDKVHLPGRPIEFYLTFKTDQLRARYTGRHKVPMSKFFELYFAGQVDLNADALEILEYRHDWATFNFTSETFNYILFTFFPDVILHLRSQDEEQVRTNYDSGNDHYAWFLGPRMIYTTGIISDPDREETLEEMQDNKLAIVCQKINIQPGDRVLDIGCGWGTLAKFASLNYGAHVTGVTLARNQVEWGNDGLRKAGVSEEQSRLLCCDYRDIPEQKFDKITQLEMAEHVGVRRLTGFFRQCYDLLEDDGAMYVQMSGFRKAWQYEDFIWGLFLNKYIFPGADASTPLAFYVGCLESAGFEVKSVDTVGVHYSGTLWRWYRNWLGNAEKVKAKYGVRWFRIWEIFLAYSTIGSRQGSATCFQIVVVKNLNSTQRINGVYSQYGLHGALEAARAAGKAVLPK from the exons ATGTCCAAACTGAGCCCGCGAATCAACGATAAAGTCCATCTTCCCGGCCGACCGATCGAGTTCTACCTCACCTTCAAAACGGACCAACTTCGCGCGCGATACACAGGCCGCCACAAAGTACCCATGAGTAAATTCTTTGAACTTTATTTCGCAGGCCAAGTCGATCTCAACGCCGACGCCCTGGAGATACTTGAGTATCGCCATGACTGGGCGACGTTTAATTTCACCAGCGAGACTTTCAATTATATTCTATTCACTTTCTTCCCCGATGTCATTCTTCATTTGCGCTCGCAGGACGAAGAGCAGGTTCGCACCAATTACGATAGCGGAAATGATCATTACGCTTGGTTCCTTGGCCCACGAATGATATACACCACCGGTATCATCTCAGACCCCGATCGCGAAGAAACACTTGAAGAGATGCAAGACAACAAACTCGCCATCGTCTGCCAGAAAATCAACATCCAGCCCGGCGACCGAGTCCTCGATATTGGCTGCGGCTGGGGCACCCTGGCGAAATTCGCAAGCTTGAACTACGGCGCGCACGTCACGGGCGTGACTCTGGCACGAAACCAGGTTGAGTGGGGAAACGATGGTTTGAGAAAAGCAGGCGTTAGCGAGGAGCAGAGCCGGCTATTGTGCTGTGATTATCGCGATATCCCGGAGCAaaagtttgacaagatcacGCAGCTTGAGATGGCGGAGCATGTTGGCGTGAGGCGGCTGACGGGGTTCTTTCGGCAGTGTTATGACTTGCTGGAGGATGATGGGGCGATGTATGTGCAGATGTCGGGATTCCGAAAGGCGTGGCAGTATGAAGATTTCATTTGGGGCTTGTTTCTGAATAAGTATATCTTCCCTGGTGCTGATGCATCGACGCCCTTGGCGTTTTATGTTGGATGTCTTGAAAGCGCTGGATTTGAGGTCAAGAG TGTTGATACTGTCGGTGTTCATTATTCCGGAACTCTCTGGCGATGGTACAGGAACTGGCTTGGAAACGCCGAAAAGGTCAAAGCCAAATATGGCGTTCGATGGTTCCGA ATCTGGGAGATTTTCCTGGCTTATTCCACCATCGGATCCCGTCAAGGCTCGGCTACTTGTTTCCAGATCGTGGTGGTCAAGAACCTCAACTCGACACAGCGAATCAACGGTGTTTATTCTCAGTATGGTCTGCATGGTGCCCTGGAGGCGGCTCGAGCTGCTGGAAAGGCTGTTTTGCCTAAGTGA